The DNA sequence CACCGCCTCTCGCGCGCTCCTGCCGTACGCCCGGAGGTCTCCCGGTATCCGGAACCCCTGCCGGACGGCGATCCCCCAATCGGGAGACGCCGCTTCGCCGGCAACGAACCGTACGGCGGATTCCTCGATCTGCGAGACCTGACCGGGCTCCACCGCGAGCTCGATGTAACTGCAGGAGTTCCCGGCGGTCCGTTCCTTGAGCCGGGGATTTAACATCGCCACCCGGTGGCCGATCGGCATGACGCCGTCGAGTTTCGCGAGGTGCTGGAGGAGGGCGAGGGCGAGGGCGAACGTCGCGCCCTCGGTCCCGGTATCGGTGTCGTCGATCCCGATGGCGACGTAGGCGAGCGCCCGGGTGATCACCTCCCCCTCGACCACCGGCCCTTCACGGTGGACGGTAACGCCGCAGACGCCTTCGGCGAGGGACATCATATCGGTGAGCGAGTAGGCCGGACCCCCGATGCACCGGATCTGCTGGCGGATGTAGCCGTTGTCGTGAAAGACGCCGACGATCCCGACCGCCGGCGAGGGGTCGAGCCCGACGGCGACGTCCCGCCGCCCGAGGCTCGCCCGCTCCCGGAGCAGCGTCCCGTCCCGGCGGACCGACTGCAGGGCGCCGCCGGCGCGGGCGTGATGAAACTCGCAGAATGCGGCGCACCCCCCGCTCATGCACTCGTGGTAGATCTCGACCTGATCTCCGTCGATGGTGGTGAAGACCCGCCGGCAGGCGCTCTCCGGCATCACGCTGCTCGCCGCATAGCGGGCCGCGTGGCGTCCCCGCTGCTCTTCCGTGAGAAGGACGCACCCCTCCTCGATGAGACGGTTCACCCAGTCCTGGACGGTGCTCCGGGGGGTATCGGTGGCCTCCGCGATATCGGCCACCGTAAAGGAGCCTCTCTCAAGCGTCTCCTGACGCATCAGCCGGAGATACTGTTTTCTCCGTTCAAGA is a window from the Methanoculleus oceani genome containing:
- a CDS encoding helix-turn-helix domain-containing protein, yielding MRQETLERGSFTVADIAEATDTPRSTVQDWVNRLIEEGCVLLTEEQRGRHAARYAASSVMPESACRRVFTTIDGDQVEIYHECMSGGCAAFCEFHHARAGGALQSVRRDGTLLRERASLGRRDVAVGLDPSPAVGIVGVFHDNGYIRQQIRCIGGPAYSLTDMMSLAEGVCGVTVHREGPVVEGEVITRALAYVAIGIDDTDTGTEGATFALALALLQHLAKLDGVMPIGHRVAMLNPRLKERTAGNSCSYIELAVEPGQVSQIEESAVRFVAGEAASPDWGIAVRQGFRIPGDLRAYGRSAREAVLTRGAAEATAERFGARLHGGRGVIGALAAISLAGLPHDVLLDPQRDVCTDWEPAG